A genomic region of Irregularibacter muris contains the following coding sequences:
- a CDS encoding MgtC/SapB family protein — MELSNLEMFKRLLLALLLSGLIGYEREYTNKPAGFRTHILVCTGATIVMMISIRMYELYQLSPRLDPTRLGAQVISGIGFLGVGTIIREGDSVKGLTTAASIWTIGCIGLSIGAGLYILSLLSTFFVFLALVVFNKAELLYISKKRFQHVVVITVNESGQLQKISDKINSLNIKVNNIEMITSEKDNIKFDFLLKLPSSVSGEEFVQEISALEEVLSVKLLY, encoded by the coding sequence TTGGAGTTATCTAATTTGGAGATGTTTAAGAGATTATTATTGGCCCTGCTTTTAAGTGGTCTTATTGGCTATGAAAGAGAGTATACCAATAAACCCGCGGGTTTTAGAACTCACATTTTAGTTTGCACAGGAGCTACTATAGTCATGATGATATCCATTAGAATGTACGAATTATATCAGCTATCACCGAGGTTAGATCCAACACGTTTAGGAGCACAGGTTATTAGCGGAATTGGTTTCTTAGGAGTTGGAACCATTATTAGAGAAGGAGATAGTGTAAAGGGTTTAACAACAGCCGCTAGTATCTGGACAATCGGGTGTATAGGATTATCCATTGGTGCAGGGCTATATATTTTAAGTTTACTTTCTACATTTTTTGTATTTCTAGCTCTAGTCGTATTTAATAAGGCTGAATTACTCTATATTTCAAAAAAACGCTTTCAGCATGTGGTGGTAATTACTGTAAATGAATCTGGGCAACTACAAAAAATTAGTGATAAGATAAACTCCCTAAATATAAAGGTAAATAATATTGAGATGATTACATCAGAGAAAGACAACATTAAGTTCGACTTTTTATTAAAGTTACCCTCTTCTGTTAGCGGAGAAGAATTCGTACAGGAAATTTCAGCTTTAGAGGAGGTTCTTTCTGTTAAGTTGCTGTATTAA
- a CDS encoding glycosyltransferase family 2 protein, with the protein MKIAAIIPAFNEESRIENVLNAVKKVEIIDEIIVVDDGSEDNTYHVAVKNGIKAIRLEKNQGKGGAIMKGVHSTDADTLVLLDADLIGLTPEHITDLIEPILGTDVQMTYGLFSDGRLATDFAQKVAPFLTGQRVVKREIFQQLAHLEISRFGMEVALTRYVRKNNIPSVGVPMANMTHVMKEEKLGLFKGFSARLKMYWEIIKIIKIS; encoded by the coding sequence ATGAAGATTGCAGCCATTATACCTGCTTTCAATGAAGAAAGTAGAATAGAAAACGTATTAAATGCGGTGAAAAAAGTTGAAATAATCGATGAGATCATTGTAGTGGACGATGGTTCTGAAGATAATACCTATCATGTTGCTGTTAAAAATGGCATTAAGGCAATCCGTTTGGAAAAAAACCAAGGCAAAGGTGGAGCGATTATGAAAGGGGTTCATAGCACCGATGCAGATACTTTAGTTCTACTTGACGCCGACTTGATAGGATTGACTCCTGAACATATTACTGATCTTATTGAACCTATTCTTGGTACCGATGTTCAAATGACCTATGGACTATTTTCTGATGGTAGGTTAGCTACCGACTTTGCTCAGAAAGTAGCACCATTTTTAACTGGGCAAAGAGTAGTGAAAAGAGAAATTTTTCAACAACTGGCACATTTGGAGATATCACGTTTTGGTATGGAAGTTGCTTTAACAAGATATGTCAGAAAAAACAATATTCCCTCCGTAGGGGTGCCAATGGCAAATATGACCCATGTTATGAAAGAAGAAAAACTAGGCTTGTTTAAGGGTTTTTCAGCAAGATTAAAAATGTATTGGGAAATTATTAAAATTATTAAAATCTCATAA
- the rseP gene encoding RIP metalloprotease RseP: MSTIIFSLIIFGILVIFHEFGHYSVAKLIGVKVEEFAVGMGPKIFGFKKGETVYSLRALPLGGFCKMLGEDEDSHDVKSLSNQSKLGRAAVFAAGSFMNIILAIILLTIVFYSVGTPTTTIKEVDKEYPAYEAGLRPGDQIVEINGQSIKNYTQIENIITTNKDGQLNVIVNRNSTLEELNIHPKFDKDLARYRIGIVPRSESSIMNAVTSSIHQIIFLTGTMLNYLGQLIIGKGDTSGLVGPVGVVAIVNEAAKSGLLPVIHLAAMISLNLAVFNLLPIPALDGSRLFFLAIEGIRGKPVKPEKEGMFHFVGFVLLMILAVFIGYRDITRFTNLF, from the coding sequence GTGAGTACAATAATTTTTTCTTTAATTATATTTGGTATTCTCGTTATATTTCATGAATTTGGTCACTATAGTGTGGCGAAGTTGATTGGAGTAAAAGTGGAAGAGTTTGCCGTAGGTATGGGGCCAAAGATTTTTGGATTTAAAAAAGGGGAAACAGTATATAGTTTAAGGGCATTGCCTCTAGGTGGTTTTTGCAAGATGCTAGGAGAGGATGAAGATTCTCATGATGTAAAAAGTCTTAGTAATCAAAGCAAGTTAGGAAGAGCGGCTGTATTTGCAGCAGGTTCTTTTATGAATATCATTTTAGCAATTATCTTGCTCACCATAGTTTTCTATTCAGTAGGTACCCCTACTACGACCATTAAAGAAGTGGATAAAGAATATCCGGCTTATGAAGCTGGGCTAAGACCCGGAGATCAAATCGTTGAGATAAATGGTCAGTCTATCAAAAATTATACACAGATTGAGAATATTATAACCACGAATAAAGATGGACAGTTAAATGTTATTGTGAATAGAAACAGTACCCTTGAAGAGCTAAATATTCATCCTAAATTTGACAAGGATTTAGCAAGATATAGAATTGGGATTGTCCCCCGTTCAGAAAGTTCCATAATGAATGCAGTTACTTCATCAATACATCAAATAATTTTTCTTACTGGGACAATGTTGAACTATCTAGGACAGCTGATTATAGGAAAGGGTGATACAAGTGGTTTAGTCGGTCCAGTTGGTGTTGTGGCTATTGTTAATGAAGCAGCTAAGAGTGGTTTATTACCTGTAATTCATTTGGCAGCCATGATCAGTTTAAACTTAGCCGTGTTTAATTTGCTGCCAATTCCAGCCTTAGATGGTAGCCGATTATTTTTTCTTGCTATTGAGGGTATAAGGGGCAAACCTGTAAAGCCAGAAAAAGAGGGAATGTTTCATTTTGTAGGATTTGTACTATTAATGATACTAGCTGTATTTATTGGATATAGAGATATTACAAGATTTACCAACCTTTTTTAG
- a CDS encoding AI-2E family transporter translates to MKKEIKRNGYFIISLGIVILTTIFFSVLGPFVLGIFIAILIEPIVKFMEKTFYMKRNIGTLISMVFILFLIATTIFLILGIILNELGIMLNQWSRIYTFINKIMLYLHKWLSTMGIIKQWEANFENIAYNSILTITKNLDTIRQGFINAFENFSSSILFCIISMISAYFISKDKKYFLKILKKILPSSLYISTKEYIIDLLSLGKKMIFIYIQIILVTTIQIILGLYILGIPFPFSIGILAGIADILPIIGPGIVFLPGILYCLIIKNYYLSLGLLILFIIININRQILQMKLVNKEFEIHSLFIIFAIYVGYKLIGIAGIFIGPIILVMLKNFIYHYNKRKI, encoded by the coding sequence TTGAAAAAAGAAATAAAAAGAAATGGGTATTTTATCATTAGTTTAGGTATTGTAATATTAACTACAATATTTTTTTCCGTGTTAGGACCTTTTGTATTAGGGATATTTATTGCCATACTAATAGAGCCTATAGTAAAATTTATGGAAAAAACATTTTATATGAAAAGAAATATAGGCACCTTAATTAGTATGGTATTTATTTTATTTTTAATTGCAACCACAATATTTTTGATTCTAGGAATAATTTTAAATGAATTAGGCATAATGCTTAATCAATGGTCAAGGATTTATACATTTATTAATAAAATCATGCTATACCTTCATAAATGGTTGAGTACAATGGGGATTATAAAACAATGGGAAGCAAATTTTGAAAATATAGCTTATAATAGCATACTAACTATAACAAAAAACCTAGATACCATTAGACAGGGATTTATTAATGCTTTTGAAAACTTTTCTTCAAGTATTTTATTTTGTATTATTAGCATGATCAGTGCTTATTTTATTTCAAAGGATAAAAAATATTTCTTAAAAATATTAAAGAAAATACTTCCCTCTTCCCTCTATATATCTACTAAAGAATATATTATTGACCTTTTATCTCTTGGGAAAAAGATGATATTCATATATATACAAATTATTTTGGTAACCACTATACAAATAATATTAGGGCTATATATACTAGGAATACCCTTTCCTTTTTCAATTGGGATATTAGCAGGCATAGCGGATATTTTGCCTATAATCGGTCCAGGTATTGTCTTTTTACCAGGAATTCTTTATTGTCTTATTATAAAAAATTATTATTTAAGCTTGGGTTTATTAATATTGTTTATTATCATTAATATAAATCGGCAAATATTGCAAATGAAATTAGTGAATAAAGAGTTTGAAATCCATTCTCTTTTTATTATATTTGCTATTTATGTAGGATATAAATTAATAGGGATTGCAGGAATATTCATCGGTCCTATTATTTTAGTTATGTTAAAAAACTTCATATATCATTATAATAAGCGCAAAATCTAG
- a CDS encoding phosphatidate cytidylyltransferase: MFKRIVTAILGIPLLILVILLGNLPLLVGTIILTSIGLWELYKAMESQDIKINIIIEIIFNIGLLILMSSFPKYIIPYLVFLFIFHLVYQLFTKEPSFKMALLSFGGIFYISFLFGHILLFSNIPYGKYLIWLVFLIAFSTDTFAYFTGIFLGKNKLCPSISPKKTIEGAIGGIIGSLFVSLLFGLYILKAYDISMSLVHFVVLGGITSVISQLGDLTASSIKRTYGIKDFGNIFPGHGGVLDRFDSILFTAPVVYYYISIFIL, from the coding sequence ATGTTTAAAAGAATAGTTACAGCAATTTTAGGAATCCCCTTACTAATACTTGTTATATTACTAGGAAATCTACCATTATTGGTGGGCACAATTATTTTAACATCTATAGGTCTTTGGGAATTGTATAAAGCTATGGAAAGCCAAGATATAAAGATAAATATTATCATTGAGATAATATTCAATATAGGCTTACTCATTCTTATGTCAAGCTTTCCAAAATATATTATTCCATACCTGGTTTTTCTATTTATCTTTCATTTAGTGTATCAATTATTTACGAAAGAACCCTCTTTTAAGATGGCGTTATTGAGTTTCGGTGGAATATTTTATATTAGTTTTTTATTTGGACATATTTTACTTTTTTCAAATATTCCCTATGGGAAATATTTGATTTGGTTAGTATTTCTTATTGCTTTTTCAACCGATACGTTTGCATATTTTACAGGAATATTTTTGGGTAAAAACAAATTATGCCCCTCCATCAGTCCTAAAAAAACAATAGAAGGAGCCATAGGAGGAATAATAGGGAGCTTATTCGTGAGCCTATTATTTGGATTATATATTTTAAAAGCCTATGATATTTCAATGTCCTTGGTACATTTTGTAGTCTTAGGAGGAATTACCAGTGTCATCTCTCAACTTGGTGATTTAACAGCTTCCTCTATTAAAAGAACTTATGGCATTAAGGATTTTGGAAATATTTTTCCTGGACATGGAGGCGTATTAGATAGATTTGATAGCATACTTTTCACTGCACCTGTCGTATATTATTATATAAGCATTTTTATATTATAA
- a CDS encoding isoprenyl transferase, giving the protein MFFLKNKKRKDIQSQEHNIDKEKLPKHIAIIMDGNGRWAKKRGLPRMAGHRAGVETLREVIRTSSDIGIEVLTLYAFSTENWKRPKNEVDALMNLLVEYLNKEVDELHRNNIKINAIGEIDTLPEKSKKAILDAMTLTGENTGLIVNVALNYGGRDELIHGFKDMLNAVQKGNLKIENINENTVENYLYTANLPDPDLLIRPGGEMRISNFLLWQLAYTEFCFTDILWPDFKKENLMEAIISYQVRDRRYGGI; this is encoded by the coding sequence ATGTTTTTTTTAAAGAACAAAAAGAGAAAAGATATCCAAAGTCAAGAGCATAATATAGATAAAGAAAAACTGCCTAAACATATTGCGATTATCATGGATGGTAATGGACGATGGGCTAAAAAAAGAGGTTTACCACGTATGGCTGGACATCGTGCTGGAGTAGAAACCCTTAGAGAAGTAATAAGAACAAGTTCGGATATTGGAATTGAAGTTTTGACGCTGTATGCATTTTCAACTGAAAACTGGAAAAGACCTAAAAATGAAGTAGATGCTCTAATGAATCTTCTAGTCGAGTACCTGAATAAAGAAGTAGATGAACTACATAGGAATAATATTAAGATAAATGCCATAGGTGAGATTGATACTTTACCAGAGAAATCAAAGAAAGCTATTCTAGATGCCATGACCTTAACTGGAGAAAATACAGGATTAATAGTAAACGTTGCTCTAAATTATGGGGGACGAGATGAGCTAATACATGGATTTAAGGATATGTTAAATGCGGTGCAAAAAGGTAATTTAAAAATAGAAAATATCAATGAGAACACTGTAGAAAACTATTTATATACAGCAAATTTACCTGATCCAGATTTATTGATAAGACCTGGAGGAGAAATGAGAATAAGTAATTTTTTATTATGGCAATTAGCATATACAGAATTTTGCTTTACGGATATATTATGGCCTGACTTTAAAAAAGAAAATTTAATGGAAGCAATTATATCTTATCAAGTAAGAGATCGTAGGTATGGAGGAATATGA
- the frr gene encoding ribosome recycling factor gives MLNQVKKEATEKMEKGIESLKNEFGTLRAGRANPSILDRISVEYYGTPTPLSQLSNISTPEPRMLVIQPWDGKIIGDIEKAIIKSDLGLNPSNDGKIIRLVIPQLTEERRKELSKLVRKYGEDAKVAIRNIRRSSNDELKKAEKDSIISEDDLRVAQDEIQKITDKYIDKVDNLIEIKTQEIMEV, from the coding sequence ATGTTAAATCAAGTCAAAAAAGAAGCAACAGAAAAAATGGAAAAAGGTATTGAAAGTCTTAAAAATGAGTTTGGTACATTGCGAGCAGGAAGGGCTAATCCTAGCATTTTAGATAGGATTAGTGTGGAGTATTATGGCACTCCCACGCCATTGAGTCAGCTTTCCAACATTAGTACTCCTGAACCTAGAATGTTGGTTATACAGCCATGGGATGGTAAGATTATAGGAGATATAGAAAAGGCGATTATCAAATCTGATTTAGGTTTAAATCCTAGTAATGATGGGAAAATTATAAGACTAGTCATTCCACAATTAACAGAAGAAAGAAGAAAAGAGTTATCCAAGCTAGTTAGAAAATATGGTGAGGATGCAAAGGTAGCTATTCGAAATATCAGAAGAAGCTCCAATGATGAGCTGAAAAAGGCAGAAAAAGATAGCATAATCTCTGAAGATGATTTAAGAGTAGCCCAAGATGAAATACAAAAAATCACTGATAAATATATAGATAAAGTGGATAATTTAATTGAAATTAAAACCCAGGAGATAATGGAGGTTTAG
- the pyrH gene encoding UMP kinase encodes MHRPKYKRVILKLSGEALAGDRGFGLDTDIIASISEYIKEIRDLGVEVAIVVGGGNIWRGRSGKGMDRTTADHMGMLATVINALALQDALENYDIPVRVQTAIEMRQIAEPYIRRRAVRHLEKGRVVIFASGTGNPFFSTDTTAALRAAEIEADVILLAKKVDGVYDSDPITNNDAKKFDSLTYIDVLQKGLKVMDSTATSLCMDNGIPIIVFGLQDPENIKRVVLGEDIGTYVKEDRKC; translated from the coding sequence ATGCACAGGCCTAAATATAAAAGAGTTATTTTAAAATTGAGTGGAGAAGCTTTAGCAGGAGATCGGGGATTTGGATTAGATACCGATATAATTGCATCTATTAGTGAATATATTAAAGAGATAAGGGATTTAGGCGTAGAAGTTGCGATTGTTGTAGGTGGAGGTAATATTTGGCGAGGAAGAAGCGGAAAAGGTATGGACCGTACAACTGCTGATCACATGGGCATGCTAGCAACAGTAATTAATGCTTTAGCCCTACAGGATGCTTTAGAAAATTACGACATACCCGTAAGAGTTCAAACAGCAATAGAAATGCGTCAAATAGCAGAACCCTATATTAGAAGAAGGGCAGTGCGTCATCTAGAGAAAGGACGAGTCGTTATATTTGCATCAGGTACCGGTAATCCATTCTTTTCAACAGATACTACTGCAGCTTTAAGAGCCGCAGAAATAGAAGCTGATGTTATTTTGCTGGCTAAAAAAGTTGATGGAGTATATGATAGTGATCCGATAACAAATAATGATGCGAAAAAATTTGATAGCCTAACCTACATTGATGTGTTGCAAAAAGGTTTAAAGGTTATGGATTCTACGGCTACTTCTCTATGTATGGATAACGGTATTCCAATCATTGTATTTGGGCTGCAAGATCCCGAAAACATAAAAAGAGTTGTTTTGGGTGAGGACATTGGCACATATGTAAAGGAGGATAGAAAATGTTAA
- the tsf gene encoding translation elongation factor Ts, which produces MVTSAMIKELRETTGAGMLNCKKALEETNGNMEKAIELLREKGLSAAAKKSGRIAAEGIVESYIHLGGKIGVLVEVNCETDFVAKNEDFKAFVRDIAMHIAAANPLYLEAEEVPQEMIEKEKSILKAQALNEGKPEHIVDKMIEGRMKKYFKEICLLEQPFVKDPDKVVGDMVKEQISKIGENVKIRRFTRYQMGEGLEKREENFADEVKRQMA; this is translated from the coding sequence ATGGTTACCAGTGCTATGATCAAAGAATTAAGAGAAACTACTGGAGCGGGAATGTTAAATTGTAAAAAGGCTTTAGAAGAAACAAATGGAAATATGGAAAAGGCTATTGAGCTACTAAGAGAAAAGGGATTATCAGCGGCAGCTAAAAAATCAGGCAGAATAGCGGCTGAAGGAATTGTTGAATCTTACATACATCTTGGAGGAAAGATAGGCGTACTTGTAGAAGTGAATTGTGAAACTGATTTTGTGGCTAAAAATGAAGATTTTAAAGCCTTCGTACGTGATATAGCCATGCACATAGCAGCAGCAAATCCACTTTATCTAGAAGCTGAAGAAGTTCCACAAGAAATGATAGAAAAAGAAAAATCCATATTAAAAGCCCAAGCATTAAATGAGGGAAAACCTGAACATATTGTAGACAAAATGATAGAAGGAAGAATGAAAAAGTATTTTAAAGAAATATGCCTTCTTGAACAACCTTTTGTTAAAGATCCTGATAAAGTAGTAGGAGATATGGTAAAAGAACAAATCTCCAAAATAGGGGAAAATGTTAAAATTAGAAGATTTACTAGATACCAGATGGGAGAAGGCTTAGAAAAAAGAGAAGAAAATTTCGCAGACGAAGTTAAAAGACAAATGGCTTAA
- the rpsB gene encoding 30S ribosomal protein S2: MSLISMKQLLEAGVHFGHQTRRWNPKMAEYIFTERNGIYIIDLQKTSKKVEQAYNFLREISEEGKDILFVGTKKQAQESVESEAKRANMFYVNQRWLGGTLTNFKTISKSIEKLHNLEKMEEDGTFDVLPKKEVIKLKAERDKLEKFLGGIKNMKRIPGALFIVDPRKERIAIAEAKNLGIPIVAIVDTNCDPDEVDYVIPGNDDAIRAVKLLTGKMADAILEGRQGEQFEDVETAETEETVEEVQE; encoded by the coding sequence ATGTCATTAATTTCAATGAAACAATTATTAGAAGCAGGTGTACATTTTGGTCATCAAACTAGAAGATGGAACCCCAAAATGGCAGAGTATATCTTTACTGAAAGAAATGGAATTTATATTATCGACCTTCAAAAAACATCTAAAAAAGTTGAACAGGCTTACAACTTTTTAAGAGAGATATCAGAAGAGGGTAAAGATATATTATTTGTAGGAACCAAAAAACAAGCTCAAGAGTCAGTAGAAAGTGAAGCGAAAAGAGCCAATATGTTTTATGTAAATCAAAGATGGCTTGGTGGTACTCTAACAAACTTTAAAACAATCAGTAAGAGTATTGAAAAACTTCATAATCTAGAGAAAATGGAAGAAGACGGTACATTCGATGTTCTTCCTAAAAAAGAAGTTATCAAGTTGAAAGCCGAAAGAGACAAACTGGAAAAGTTTCTAGGTGGAATAAAGAATATGAAGAGGATACCAGGGGCTTTATTTATAGTTGATCCCCGTAAGGAAAGAATAGCTATTGCTGAAGCTAAAAACTTAGGTATTCCAATTGTTGCAATTGTAGATACCAATTGTGATCCAGATGAAGTAGACTATGTAATCCCAGGTAATGATGATGCTATTCGAGCTGTAAAACTTCTTACCGGCAAAATGGCAGATGCTATTCTCGAAGGTAGACAGGGAGAGCAGTTTGAAGATGTTGAAACAGCAGAGACCGAAGAAACAGTAGAAGAAGTACAAGAATAG
- the codY gene encoding GTP-sensing pleiotropic transcriptional regulator CodY, with protein MLTLLEKTRKINKVLQLSGHQAISFIDLGKILSEVLDANVYIASRRGKLLGYAFATNYECEISDEMISDGDEEAKFPKEYNDTLLNVRETNANMTEESPLCVYKHEACKYDNRYTTIVPINSGGERLGTLVLARFNYAFTEEDIVLAEYSATVVGMEILRSKSEELEEEARKKAIVQMAIGTLSYSELEAVEHIFKELDGNEGLLVASKIADRVGITRSVIVNALRKFESAGVIESRSLGMKGTFIKILNDKLIDELEKLHKR; from the coding sequence ATGCTAACCCTACTTGAAAAAACAAGAAAGATAAATAAAGTTTTACAATTATCAGGTCATCAAGCCATTTCATTTATTGATTTAGGCAAGATACTCAGTGAGGTATTGGATGCCAACGTTTACATTGCTAGTAGAAGAGGAAAACTTTTAGGTTATGCTTTTGCTACTAATTATGAATGTGAAATTAGTGACGAGATGATCAGTGATGGAGACGAAGAAGCTAAATTTCCAAAAGAGTATAATGATACATTATTAAATGTAAGAGAAACAAATGCGAATATGACAGAAGAAAGCCCATTGTGCGTATATAAACATGAAGCTTGTAAATATGATAATCGATATACCACAATTGTACCTATTAACAGTGGAGGAGAGCGTCTGGGAACTTTAGTTTTAGCTCGTTTTAACTATGCCTTTACGGAGGAAGATATCGTTCTAGCTGAATATAGTGCTACAGTAGTTGGAATGGAAATCCTACGATCAAAAAGTGAAGAGTTAGAGGAAGAGGCCCGTAAGAAAGCCATTGTTCAGATGGCTATTGGCACATTATCCTATTCAGAGTTAGAGGCGGTAGAACATATTTTTAAAGAACTAGATGGGAATGAAGGGTTGCTGGTGGCAAGTAAAATTGCCGACCGTGTAGGGATAACTAGATCCGTTATTGTTAATGCCCTCAGAAAGTTTGAAAGTGCAGGCGTAATAGAATCTAGATCATTAGGAATGAAAGGAACATTTATTAAAATATTGAATGACAAATTGATAGATGAGCTTGAAAAGTTGCATAAAAGATAA
- the topA gene encoding type I DNA topoisomerase → MAKTLVIVESPAKAKTIGKFLGKGYKVEATMGHVRDLPKSQLGIDVEENFQPKYITIRGKGPIVNKLKKESNKVNRVLLATDPDREGEAISWHLAKQLNINSEEKCRIEFNEITKNAVKNSLKNARKINQNLVDSQQARRTLDRLVGYKISPLLWKKIRKGLSAGRVQSVATRIIVDREEEIEKFIPKEYWSITALFSKMNSNNPFEGKFYGKQGKKLELNNEKEVKDILKELSDQRYIINKIKKGIKKRNPSLPFTTSSLQQEASRKLNFTAKKTMSIAQQLYEGINIKGEGDVGLITYIRTDSPRISTEAIDECAKYINKEYGQEYLGSKNKKQNKGKKVQDAHEAIRPTSTYRVPNEIKESLSRDQYRLYKLIWDRFVASQMSQAIYNTVSVNIQAGEYTFTSSGSQLKFPGFMSIYIEGKDEETEEKETLLPSLEEGEELKVNKLIDKQHFTSPPPRFTEATLVKTLEEQGIGRPSTYAPTISTILTRGYVEKDGKQLMPTDLGVIVTDLMKEYFADIVDVDFTVDLEKQLDLVEEGQEDWRKILADFYDPFEKTLKHAEEDIGEIEIKDEETDEICDKCGRNMVIKHGRFGKFLACPGFPDCKNTKPILEKTGAICPKCQGDIVVKKSKKRRIFYGCSNYPQCDFMTWDQPIKEKCPECSNNLAKKGKGKKETVYCLNENCTFQQD, encoded by the coding sequence ATGGCTAAAACTCTAGTAATTGTTGAATCTCCCGCAAAGGCCAAAACCATTGGCAAGTTTTTGGGCAAAGGCTATAAAGTTGAAGCCACTATGGGACATGTTAGAGATTTACCTAAAAGCCAACTGGGTATAGATGTTGAGGAAAACTTTCAGCCAAAATATATTACAATTCGTGGAAAGGGCCCCATAGTAAATAAATTGAAAAAAGAAAGCAATAAAGTAAATCGAGTGTTGTTGGCTACTGACCCTGATCGAGAAGGAGAGGCCATATCTTGGCATTTGGCTAAACAATTAAATATTAACAGTGAAGAAAAATGTAGAATTGAATTTAATGAAATTACAAAAAATGCAGTTAAAAACTCTTTGAAAAATGCCAGAAAAATAAATCAAAATTTGGTGGATTCTCAGCAAGCTCGTAGAACATTAGATAGGCTTGTGGGGTATAAGATTAGTCCTCTACTATGGAAAAAAATTAGAAAAGGTTTAAGTGCTGGTCGTGTTCAGTCAGTAGCTACACGAATAATTGTGGATAGAGAAGAGGAAATAGAGAAATTTATACCAAAAGAATATTGGTCCATAACGGCTTTGTTTAGCAAGATGAATAGTAATAATCCTTTTGAAGGGAAATTCTATGGAAAACAGGGGAAGAAGTTAGAATTAAATAATGAAAAAGAAGTTAAGGATATTTTAAAAGAATTATCCGATCAGCGCTACATTATTAATAAAATAAAAAAAGGAATAAAAAAAAGAAACCCTTCTCTACCTTTTACCACTAGCAGTCTTCAACAAGAAGCTTCAAGAAAATTAAACTTCACCGCTAAAAAAACTATGAGTATCGCTCAGCAACTTTATGAGGGGATAAATATTAAGGGTGAAGGTGATGTAGGATTAATAACTTATATTCGTACCGATTCCCCTAGGATTTCAACAGAAGCCATAGATGAATGTGCGAAATATATTAATAAGGAGTATGGACAAGAGTATTTAGGAAGCAAGAACAAAAAACAAAATAAAGGTAAAAAAGTGCAGGATGCTCATGAAGCCATTCGTCCGACTTCCACATATAGAGTTCCAAATGAAATTAAAGAATCCTTATCAAGGGATCAATATAGGTTATATAAATTGATATGGGATAGGTTTGTAGCGAGTCAAATGAGTCAGGCTATCTACAATACAGTATCGGTTAATATCCAAGCGGGAGAGTACACTTTTACCTCCAGTGGTTCCCAATTAAAATTTCCAGGTTTTATGTCCATATATATAGAGGGTAAGGATGAGGAAACTGAAGAAAAAGAGACCTTATTACCTTCCTTAGAAGAAGGCGAAGAGTTAAAGGTAAACAAACTAATAGATAAGCAACATTTCACCTCACCACCACCAAGATTTACTGAGGCTACATTAGTAAAAACCTTAGAAGAACAAGGGATTGGACGTCCAAGTACATATGCCCCGACCATATCCACCATTTTAACAAGGGGTTACGTGGAAAAAGACGGAAAACAACTGATGCCAACAGATTTGGGAGTTATAGTCACAGATCTAATGAAGGAATATTTTGCGGATATAGTAGATGTAGATTTTACAGTGGATTTAGAGAAACAATTAGATTTAGTAGAAGAAGGACAAGAGGATTGGCGAAAAATTTTAGCAGATTTTTATGATCCCTTTGAAAAAACTTTAAAACATGCTGAGGAAGATATAGGGGAAATAGAAATAAAAGACGAAGAAACAGATGAAATCTGTGATAAATGCGGAAGAAATATGGTTATAAAACATGGAAGATTCGGAAAGTTTTTAGCCTGCCCTGGATTTCCTGATTGTAAAAATACAAAACCAATTTTAGAAAAGACTGGTGCAATATGCCCTAAATGTCAGGGAGATATTGTAGTAAAGAAAAGTAAAAAGAGAAGAATTTTTTATGGGTGTAGCAATTATCCTCAATGTGATTTTATGACTTGGGACCAACCCATTAAAGAGAAATGTCCAGAATGCAGCAATAATTTAGCTAAAAAAGGTAAAGGTAAAAAAGAGACAGTCTATTGCCTAAATGAAAACTGTACCTTTCAACAAGACTAA